One genomic region from Nitrospinota bacterium encodes:
- a CDS encoding CDGSH iron-sulfur domain-containing protein — protein MSDRTGPLEITGQDSIWACTCMQSEMWPYCDGAHHSFGGDNAGPEEVKLDPAKTYKLCQCYRTHTRPFCDGTHLK, from the coding sequence GTGAGTGACAGGACGGGGCCGTTGGAGATTACCGGCCAGGATTCAATATGGGCATGCACCTGCATGCAATCGGAAATGTGGCCGTATTGCGATGGCGCACACCACAGCTTTGGCGGCGATAATGCGGGACCGGAAGAAGTAAAGCTCGACCCCGCAAAAACCTATAAGCTCTGTCAATGCTACAGAACCCACACAAGGCCCTTCTGCGACGGAACCCATCTCAAGTAA
- a CDS encoding septum formation initiator family protein has translation MWKGGALKAFWEGGGRARPLFFFSLLFAIVVFLASWFKADGIKSVLDYDHKLAADVEGLKKIQAENEALREKIRSVRDGSYLMEKYAREKLLMARQNEVVFRFHEEPAADKRP, from the coding sequence ATGTGGAAGGGGGGCGCGTTAAAGGCTTTTTGGGAGGGCGGCGGCCGCGCGCGGCCGCTCTTTTTTTTCAGCCTGCTGTTCGCAATCGTCGTTTTCCTCGCCTCGTGGTTCAAGGCGGACGGAATCAAGAGCGTGCTTGATTATGACCACAAGCTGGCGGCGGATGTGGAAGGGCTGAAAAAAATCCAGGCCGAAAACGAGGCGCTGAGGGAAAAAATCCGCTCCGTCCGCGATGGCTCCTATTTGATGGAAAAGTATGCGCGGGAAAAGCTGTTGATGGCCCGCCAGAACGAAGTGGTCTTCCGCTTCCACGAAGAGCCGGCGGCGGATAAGCGGCCATAA
- the eno gene encoding phosphopyruvate hydratase gives MSEITAIIGREILDSRGNPTVEVDVYLDDGSLGRAAVPSGASTGTREALELRDKEKRFGGKGVRKAARNVNDIITPALLGYDAVEQSLIDTIMIEMDGTENKGKLGANAILGVSLAVAKAAAISCGLPLYRYIGGANARMMPVPMMNVLNGGGHADNNVDFQEFMVMPVGAASFAEALRMGAEVFHTLKAVLHKRGLSTAVGDEGGFAPDLKSNAEAIELVLEAVTKAGFKPGKDVMIALDPAASEFYENGKYEVEGKKISSDQMIKLWESWAKKYPIISLEDGLAEQDWKGWKNLTDAIGGTVQIVGDDLFVTNTKILKEGIEKGVANSILVKLNQIGTLTETIDAVQTAQRASYTTVISHRSGETEDSTIADLAVALNAGQIKTGSLCRSDRIAKYNQLLRIEEELGDSAVFPGRSAFGKRGK, from the coding sequence ATGAGCGAAATTACCGCGATCATCGGCCGTGAAATTCTCGATTCCCGTGGCAATCCCACCGTTGAAGTGGACGTATATCTCGACGATGGATCGCTGGGCCGCGCGGCGGTGCCGAGCGGCGCTTCCACCGGCACGCGTGAGGCGCTGGAACTGCGCGACAAAGAAAAGCGCTTCGGCGGCAAAGGCGTGCGCAAGGCGGCGCGGAACGTTAACGACATCATCACTCCGGCGCTGTTGGGTTACGATGCCGTGGAGCAGAGCCTTATCGATACCATCATGATCGAGATGGACGGCACGGAGAATAAAGGCAAGCTCGGCGCCAACGCCATTTTGGGGGTGTCGCTCGCCGTGGCGAAGGCGGCGGCCATCTCCTGCGGCCTGCCGCTCTACCGCTACATCGGCGGCGCCAACGCCCGCATGATGCCGGTGCCGATGATGAACGTGCTCAACGGCGGCGGACACGCCGACAACAACGTCGACTTCCAGGAATTCATGGTCATGCCGGTGGGCGCGGCCTCGTTCGCCGAAGCGCTGCGGATGGGGGCCGAGGTATTCCACACCCTCAAAGCGGTGCTGCACAAGCGGGGGCTTTCCACCGCGGTGGGGGACGAAGGGGGTTTTGCGCCGGACCTCAAATCGAACGCCGAGGCGATAGAACTGGTGCTGGAGGCGGTGACCAAGGCGGGCTTCAAGCCGGGCAAGGACGTGATGATAGCGCTCGACCCGGCCGCCAGCGAGTTTTATGAAAACGGCAAATACGAGGTCGAGGGGAAGAAGATTTCCAGCGACCAGATGATCAAACTGTGGGAAAGCTGGGCGAAAAAGTATCCCATCATCTCCCTCGAGGACGGCTTGGCCGAGCAGGACTGGAAAGGGTGGAAGAACCTCACCGACGCCATCGGCGGCACGGTGCAGATCGTCGGCGACGACCTTTTTGTGACCAACACGAAGATATTGAAGGAAGGCATCGAGAAGGGGGTGGCGAACTCCATCCTGGTGAAGCTGAACCAGATCGGCACGCTCACGGAAACGATAGACGCGGTGCAGACCGCCCAGCGCGCCTCATACACCACCGTGATTTCGCACCGCTCCGGCGAGACGGAAGACAGCACCATCGCCGACTTGGCCGTGGCGCTCAACGCCGGGCAGATAAAGACCGGATCGCTCTGCCGCTCGGACCGCATTGCGAAGTACAACCAGCTTCTGCGCATTGAGGAAGAGCTGGGCGATTCGGCGGTCTTTCCGGGCCGGAGCGCGTTCGGCAAGCGGGGGAAATAA
- the acpS gene encoding holo-ACP synthase, with protein MILGHGIDIVEVSRMRRATGRHGGAFITRVFAPDEIAGAARLKDPAAFYAARFAAKEAFAKALGTGFLGFGPKDVWVAGGEGKPPVLVFSEPLQSLIAAKGGGSFILSLTHEKKFAVASVIRTRNP; from the coding sequence ATGATACTGGGACACGGCATCGACATCGTGGAAGTTTCGCGGATGCGCCGCGCCACCGGGCGCCACGGCGGCGCCTTCATCACCCGCGTGTTCGCCCCGGACGAAATCGCCGGCGCCGCGCGCCTCAAGGATCCCGCCGCATTCTACGCCGCGCGGTTCGCCGCCAAAGAGGCGTTCGCCAAAGCGCTGGGAACCGGCTTTCTGGGTTTTGGCCCCAAAGATGTATGGGTCGCCGGCGGCGAAGGGAAACCGCCCGTGCTGGTTTTCAGCGAACCGCTGCAATCGCTCATCGCGGCGAAAGGAGGCGGCTCCTTCATCCTTTCCCTCACGCATGAAAAGAAATTCGCCGTGGCCTCCGTCATCAGGACGCGGAATCCCTGA
- a CDS encoding HU family DNA-binding protein, whose protein sequence is MAKQMTKSAIADHVAKTHALTKKAAVAIIETLVQLAYKESKNGFTIPGLGKLVLVNRKARMGRNPQTGEAIKIPAKKVLKFRVAKAAKDSVLGAKKK, encoded by the coding sequence ATGGCTAAACAGATGACCAAGTCCGCAATCGCCGACCACGTTGCAAAGACTCACGCGTTGACGAAGAAAGCCGCCGTGGCGATCATCGAAACCCTCGTGCAGCTCGCCTACAAAGAATCCAAAAACGGATTCACCATCCCGGGCCTCGGCAAACTGGTTCTCGTGAACCGCAAAGCCCGCATGGGCCGCAACCCCCAGACCGGCGAAGCCATCAAAATCCCGGCCAAGAAAGTGCTGAAGTTCCGCGTCGCCAAGGCGGCCAAGGACTCCGTGCTGGGTGCGAAGAAGAAATAA
- a CDS encoding NAD(P)H-hydrate dehydratase encodes MIKIVSTAQMREIDRAAIEQYGVPELLLMENAGTQAMLYLEQLLGPGHRRIGIFCGKGNNGGDGFVLARQLHVRGYDPAVYLLVPRANLKGSAKINMEAYAAMGGRIMECVDESGLLKHETAIRHADALVDAILGTGIGGELKGIYKTAVEKINGWKRFCLALDIPSGLDADRGIVHPLYVHADATITFGLPKVGMMSYPAAAAVGALHVADINFPQKLLADSPFEAWLPDDAWARATLPPRPEYAHKGTYGHAVIAGGNEGMEGAAALAALAALKVGAGLSTAAARLPLSRQFELGALEVMGLPLAERLDDAANADTILAFVKDKSVLLLGPGMGRGVGLEALTEKVAAGCNVPLIVDADGLNNIAPNKELLKRRAAPTIITPHPGEMARLTGTTAATVNADRLNCAKSFAKEFNCITVLKGARTVIAAPDGTAFINPTGNQNLASGGTGDVLGGMIAGFIAQGVAPLNAAALAVYLHGLAADNYTAEHDPCSLTASSLLAALPAALRQIARRPLPENVDSERR; translated from the coding sequence ATGATCAAGATCGTTTCCACCGCGCAGATGAGGGAAATCGACCGCGCCGCCATTGAACAATACGGCGTGCCCGAACTGCTCCTGATGGAAAACGCGGGCACCCAGGCAATGCTGTATCTTGAGCAACTCCTCGGCCCCGGACATCGCCGCATCGGCATCTTCTGCGGCAAGGGAAACAACGGCGGCGACGGTTTTGTGCTGGCCCGCCAACTCCACGTCCGCGGATACGATCCGGCGGTCTACCTGTTGGTACCCCGCGCCAATCTCAAAGGAAGCGCGAAAATAAACATGGAGGCCTATGCAGCCATGGGCGGACGCATCATGGAGTGCGTGGATGAATCCGGCCTGCTCAAACATGAGACCGCCATCCGCCACGCCGACGCGCTGGTGGATGCCATCCTCGGCACCGGGATCGGCGGGGAACTCAAAGGAATATATAAAACGGCGGTCGAAAAAATCAACGGGTGGAAACGTTTCTGCCTCGCGCTCGACATCCCCTCCGGCCTCGATGCGGACAGGGGAATTGTGCATCCGCTTTACGTACACGCCGACGCCACCATCACCTTCGGCCTGCCGAAGGTGGGAATGATGTCATATCCCGCCGCGGCGGCGGTTGGCGCGTTGCACGTCGCCGATATCAACTTCCCCCAAAAACTTTTGGCCGATTCGCCGTTTGAGGCGTGGCTGCCGGACGATGCGTGGGCGCGCGCCACGCTTCCGCCCCGCCCGGAATACGCGCACAAGGGAACCTACGGTCATGCCGTCATCGCCGGCGGCAACGAAGGGATGGAGGGAGCCGCCGCGCTTGCCGCGCTGGCGGCGCTAAAAGTGGGAGCGGGTCTTTCCACCGCCGCCGCCAGATTGCCGTTGAGCCGGCAGTTTGAACTGGGGGCGCTGGAGGTGATGGGCCTGCCGTTGGCCGAGCGGCTTGACGACGCGGCCAACGCGGATACAATTCTCGCCTTCGTAAAAGACAAATCGGTTTTGCTGCTCGGCCCGGGCATGGGACGCGGCGTGGGGCTTGAAGCGTTGACGGAGAAAGTGGCGGCCGGATGCAACGTCCCGCTGATCGTCGATGCCGACGGACTGAACAACATTGCCCCGAACAAGGAACTGCTGAAACGGCGCGCGGCCCCCACCATCATCACGCCGCATCCGGGCGAGATGGCGCGCCTCACCGGCACAACCGCCGCAACGGTGAACGCCGACCGGCTGAACTGCGCGAAAAGTTTCGCCAAAGAGTTCAACTGCATCACCGTCCTGAAAGGGGCGCGCACCGTTATCGCCGCGCCGGACGGCACCGCCTTTATCAATCCGACCGGCAACCAAAATCTCGCCAGCGGCGGCACTGGCGATGTGCTGGGCGGCATGATCGCCGGATTTATCGCACAGGGGGTTGCACCGCTGAACGCGGCCGCGCTGGCGGTATATTTGCATGGACTGGCCGCGGACAACTACACCGCGGAACACGACCCCTGCTCCCTCACCGCTTCTTCGCTGCTGGCGGCGCTCCCCGCCGCCCTCCGGCAGATCGCCCGCCGCCCGTTGCCCGAAAATGTTGACAGCGAAAGACGCTAG